A window of the Chitinispirillum alkaliphilum genome harbors these coding sequences:
- a CDS encoding Polyhydroxyalkanoate synthesis repressor PhaR — protein MKKLIHLSGAVIAVLFFIFCVESPLNPFDPEYRGDYRINPGALSTELKAFVPYKVHYRQGKDLYSSIEVFSEPKGYIDSPYFLHKLTSDTMTLYFTGEFEGKAGIVGIRPNKIADTIYYDVNVKSPFKISGADDVLLNDTTSFSLATVQGGTKAAENVRSVIWFVGDEPQDTLNYDVPFRHVFRSGIHGRVSAAWTDWRGNSFSTAQHEVAIHRDRPEITELSPSKEIYSPGDSISFDLTLRSLEDDTASLTLKTDHDTLNQVVIFTERTKQITIEGFTRTVSDTGTFEATAILQNQSGINSRPFTAVYKAATSGPELSLTPGSDTVLVPVGVSHTLYVTGEAEKYVWSVSDDKSDTTEVNQLSKIFFSDSTDDEILLTVYGLDQFGYSGNRVEITLIPTVYLYTTSFSEKPFSAGIYDSLHWEIEPASPVGDMAETDGEYTWVLKDDEGNIIVDTSGSDLLRFSYMFTDSTIAHIQVTFVDDNGFEAAPLQHSIPVRLYRPFITITNNPKSEILEGLELKIAFSAVDSNGTVETVHLNYLDSKEIVVLDSTLQPDETPVVFVPPVAGEGTIQLWAVDDHGLSSDTITHTLLVKKSSPVITSVDLNNDEVYIGQPVRFSAFARSALTGAPVNEYHWDFGDGTTESTEDHRITHTFNEPSETEVTVYCVDSLGIRSEPYIFTVTVDAGIPRVKKIELDGTELFSGKAFTVTVYGEDNPGGSVDSFEVRLTNSEDSDDVLTFAHNQYRISVTVPESGGFTLEARVMDDMEQWSEWFEFEEVLAIEPGNPRVVSVTQIDSIAWMLYDTRFEITAKAPRGKIDSLIVDWADGTEDTLKATGAGSSAVFSLRHSWMTPPEDDHYIITAWAIDDEGEISEPFEFEVNFDEGRPQIRIIETDSTRVFRDSTGLYGDTLLVPYIPRSGSGGHVGQTVIISTEAYDPNGEVVRYFVDFEEPFDTTVTLNQKSTDSVFEVTITKYYTNDAHAPFPPGKAIRTAVFCVDNDGLIAADTFYLEVKARFPSQSIQYPGHNDTIETESFNLEWTRGVDSRLGLDTEYKIILHYNYNSSDRTYSETDSLVTFKLNDVSKTTVGPFSKEITMPDKFKDGIHRVQIEFINRCILGFEHRTIRTFDYKVGDE, from the coding sequence ATGAAAAAACTTATCCACCTATCAGGGGCAGTGATCGCTGTTCTCTTTTTCATCTTCTGTGTGGAAAGCCCTCTAAATCCCTTTGACCCGGAATACAGAGGTGACTACAGGATCAACCCCGGTGCCCTCTCCACGGAACTAAAAGCTTTTGTTCCTTACAAAGTGCATTACCGTCAGGGAAAAGACCTCTACAGCTCTATTGAAGTTTTTTCTGAACCCAAAGGGTATATCGATTCCCCCTATTTTCTCCACAAACTCACTTCCGATACAATGACACTCTATTTTACCGGTGAATTTGAGGGAAAAGCTGGCATTGTGGGTATAAGACCCAACAAAATTGCTGATACTATATACTATGATGTAAATGTGAAATCTCCTTTTAAGATCAGTGGTGCAGATGATGTTTTGCTTAACGACACCACCAGTTTCTCCCTTGCAACAGTTCAGGGCGGAACAAAAGCAGCAGAAAATGTCAGGTCTGTTATCTGGTTTGTGGGAGATGAGCCTCAGGATACTCTGAATTACGATGTGCCTTTCAGACATGTATTCAGATCCGGTATCCATGGAAGAGTAAGCGCAGCGTGGACCGACTGGAGAGGTAATTCTTTCTCCACCGCTCAGCATGAGGTTGCAATCCACAGAGATCGCCCGGAAATTACCGAGCTTTCACCATCAAAAGAAATCTACTCCCCGGGAGACTCTATCTCCTTTGATCTGACCCTTAGATCTCTTGAGGATGATACAGCCAGCCTTACACTGAAAACAGATCATGACACGTTGAATCAGGTGGTAATTTTCACCGAAAGAACAAAGCAAATAACCATTGAAGGCTTTACACGCACGGTTAGCGACACAGGTACATTTGAAGCCACAGCCATACTGCAGAACCAATCAGGCATAAATTCGCGTCCCTTTACTGCTGTTTATAAGGCAGCCACTTCCGGACCGGAGCTGTCCCTTACCCCCGGTTCCGATACTGTACTTGTACCGGTCGGGGTATCACATACTCTTTACGTAACCGGGGAAGCGGAAAAATATGTATGGTCAGTTTCCGATGATAAATCTGACACTACGGAAGTAAATCAGCTGAGCAAAATCTTTTTTTCCGACAGCACAGACGATGAAATTCTTTTGACAGTGTACGGTCTGGATCAGTTCGGCTACAGCGGCAACAGGGTGGAGATAACACTTATTCCGACAGTTTACCTATATACGACTTCGTTTTCGGAAAAACCTTTCTCTGCAGGTATTTACGATTCTCTTCACTGGGAGATCGAACCAGCCAGCCCGGTCGGTGATATGGCCGAAACTGATGGTGAATATACCTGGGTGCTTAAAGATGATGAGGGTAACATAATCGTTGACACTTCAGGAAGTGATCTTCTGAGATTCTCATACATGTTTACCGACAGCACAATCGCGCATATTCAGGTTACCTTTGTTGATGATAATGGGTTTGAAGCTGCACCACTTCAGCATTCCATACCGGTTCGCCTCTACAGACCGTTTATCACTATCACCAACAATCCAAAAAGTGAGATTCTTGAGGGACTGGAGCTTAAGATCGCTTTCAGCGCTGTTGATTCCAACGGAACTGTTGAGACTGTACATCTGAACTATCTGGACAGTAAAGAAATCGTAGTCCTGGATTCAACCCTGCAGCCGGATGAAACCCCGGTTGTTTTTGTTCCCCCGGTCGCAGGAGAGGGGACAATACAGTTATGGGCTGTTGACGATCATGGTCTTTCATCAGATACCATAACCCATACACTTCTGGTGAAAAAATCATCACCGGTAATTACTTCCGTTGATCTCAATAATGATGAAGTATATATCGGGCAGCCGGTAAGGTTCAGTGCATTTGCCAGATCGGCTCTGACCGGTGCACCTGTGAATGAGTACCACTGGGATTTCGGTGACGGAACTACAGAATCCACAGAGGATCACCGGATCACCCACACCTTCAATGAACCGAGCGAAACGGAGGTTACCGTGTACTGTGTTGATTCACTGGGTATACGCAGTGAGCCGTATATTTTTACCGTTACAGTGGATGCCGGGATTCCGCGTGTTAAAAAAATTGAACTGGATGGGACAGAACTGTTCAGCGGAAAAGCCTTTACGGTTACCGTTTACGGAGAGGATAATCCTGGCGGTTCGGTAGATTCCTTTGAGGTAAGACTAACAAACTCAGAAGATTCCGATGATGTACTGACATTCGCACACAATCAGTACAGAATATCTGTTACGGTTCCTGAAAGCGGCGGGTTCACACTTGAGGCGCGGGTGATGGATGATATGGAGCAGTGGTCAGAGTGGTTTGAATTTGAAGAAGTACTTGCGATTGAACCTGGCAATCCGAGGGTTGTTTCTGTTACCCAAATAGACAGTATAGCATGGATGCTTTACGATACACGGTTTGAAATCACCGCAAAAGCTCCCCGCGGAAAGATCGATAGCCTTATTGTAGATTGGGCTGATGGTACCGAAGACACCCTGAAGGCGACGGGTGCAGGCAGCTCCGCTGTTTTTTCCTTAAGGCACTCCTGGATGACTCCCCCCGAGGATGATCACTACATCATAACGGCATGGGCAATAGATGATGAAGGGGAGATATCGGAACCATTTGAGTTTGAGGTAAACTTTGATGAAGGAAGACCGCAGATAAGAATAATAGAAACCGATTCAACCAGGGTATTCAGGGATTCAACTGGGCTTTATGGGGATACCTTGCTGGTACCTTATATCCCAAGATCAGGTAGTGGAGGGCATGTTGGGCAAACAGTTATAATTTCAACCGAAGCATACGATCCCAATGGTGAAGTAGTCCGCTATTTTGTCGATTTTGAAGAACCGTTCGATACGACCGTCACACTCAACCAAAAATCAACGGACTCGGTTTTCGAAGTTACTATAACCAAGTACTATACTAATGATGCACATGCCCCCTTCCCTCCAGGTAAGGCAATTAGAACAGCCGTCTTCTGTGTCGACAATGACGGGCTTATCGCAGCAGACACCTTCTATCTCGAGGTGAAAGCGCGATTTCCCAGTCAATCTATTCAATATCCCGGACACAATGATACAATAGAAACGGAATCTTTCAATTTGGAATGGACGAGAGGCGTAGACAGCAGATTAGGCCTTGACACCGAGTATAAAATCATTCTCCACTACAACTATAATTCATCGGATCGAACCTATTCTGAGACTGACTCACTTGTAACTTTCAAATTAAATGATGTATCAAAAACCACCGTAGGCCCTTTCTCAAAAGAGATCACCATGCCGGATAAATTTAAGGATGGAATTCACCGGGTTCAAATTGAATTTATCAATCGGTGTATACTTGGGTTTGAACACAGAACAATCAGAACATTTGACTACAAAGTCGGGGATGAGTGA